The Phragmites australis chromosome 13, lpPhrAust1.1, whole genome shotgun sequence DNA window TTTATACTGGCATCTGTAGTTAATTAATGGAGCACAACAATCACAGATATCATCGGCAGCAGGTAACCAGCACAAGAGCTAAGATTGCCATTCAGTAGGCTGCTACTTGGACAACATCCGTTACTTAACATTCATAACTTGCAACCGCCAATGTAATTTTTTCCATTTCGATTTTTTGGGTGAGACAGAATGGAAATAATAATTGTAGAATTGATTTAAAATTCTTGAGGTGTTACAAGAAGTTTTGAGATACATATCGCTATTTATTGGATGTTCAGATAGCTCAACCATTTTCAGGTTGTTTACACATGTTGAAATGTAGAATCACCATATCTCATTAGCGGCTCTATCAGAATTTGTTTTATATGTATTGCTGCTCAATTTTCTTGCATCTATTGTTTGAGGCCAAGAAAGCTTATTTGCAAATCCATGTACTGTGTGAAAAGGTACATCAGGACTGTATTTAATACGAGTGAAGTCGGTGCATCCATTGTATGAGGAGAGAATAGGGCTTCATCACATGTGGTTGCAGTTTTTATATTGAAGATTTTAGTGTTAAACCTTAGGGAAACTTGCTAAAAGGTTTTGATTTTGAACCTTAGGGAAACTTACTATTGAAAGAACTTTATATGAGCTACAATGCAGGCAGTTGTTTACATGAAACAAAGTGTAAATACAATACATTATCAAGTCCATAGAGGGAGTCCATTTATAATATGAAAATAAATGTTATTTATGCTGCCATCAGCTACAGACTATAGCTGCTTATCtgtcattttctttcttctctactTCTCTTCAGAGGTATTCAGCGTATGACTATGATCTGGGTTTTGTCTCTTCTAAAATGCTTTTACAATTTTGCATTTCTATCACTTCCATCATTGCACTGCAATGCCTTTTCCAATCCAACGTTCACGAATTTCCTGCGGCATCTACCTCCATTTGATGACTCCCATCATTATTGCCAGCAGCAACAGTggtcctcttcttccttctagaTCTGAACTTTCTCCTCCTATGTCTCTTAcctgtttcttttctttcatcaTTATTTGTGGACATGCTGGTGTTTACATCTGTGGCATCAGCAACAGGTTCCACAGCTTGTGATTTGTTTTGGTTGGCTTCACTCAAACTGTCTTCTGAGCTCTCCAACTTGCCCTCAGGATTTATTTCTTTCTCTGTTCCTTCAACAACTGCATTACCATCTTCCTTTTCCAGCAGTTTACTGTCTCTGCTGTGGTAGCTGGCCTCGCCTTGGGGGTCCTCCATCTGTCTTGTGCCATCCGGTTCTTCTTTGCTGACTTCCTGACTGTCTGTCAGTTTTTGGCTCCACTGTGGGAGTTCGGATTTATCTGAATGATTTCCCTCTGGAGCATCATCTGAATGGTCATTGGCATCACCTTTATTCTCTTGTAGCTGACCATCTTCCATGTTAGTTGTCAACTTTAAATACTGTTCTTGTGAGGAACTATTATCTTGTTGATTGCTCTCTGATGCAGTGGTGTTATAGGAACCTTGTTCCTCTGGAGCAGGTATGGAATCATTGGAGTTTTCAGATTTATCAACTACCACAGTGTCAGAAGTTGCATTTTCGTTGTTTGCTCCCACTACAATGCTCTCATCGTGGTGGCTGCTCTCTGATGCAGTAGTGTTGTTGGAATTTTCTTCTTCTGCTGGAGCAGGTATGGAATCACTGGGGTTTTCAGATTTGTCAAGTACCACAGTGTCAGAAGTTGCATTTTCGTTGTTTGCTTCCACAACAATGCCCTCATCCTGGTGGCTGCTGTCTGATGCTGTAGTGTTGTTGGAATTTTCTTCTTCTGCTGGAGCAGGTATGGAATCACCGGAATTTTCAGATTTGTCATGCTCAGCTTCTTTTTGCTGCAGGAGTTCCTTTATAGTTGTCGTCTGATCAGGGTTTGAAGCAGCTGCATTCTCTTTCATTTGGTTGATATGGCTCTCTTTCTCCACAAGAGCTGCTTCCAATTCTTTCTGGGTGTTGGTTAGATATGTGGTGGTAGTTTCTGAATCCATGAGCTTGTTTTTCAGTTCTGCCCTCTCAATACTTAAGACAGATGTTTTGGCTTCCAGTTCGTCCACTTTCCTCCTCATCTCTTtattaatttccttttctttctggCAAAAATGAGGTAGCAATATATGGTTAATGAGATGTTCTTGGATAACAGTCTGGATAAATAATTCATAGAGCACATTAACAAAAAGGGCAGATAGAAATCTCTAAATGTGCTACAGCTATGGCAGTTTACCATCAACCAATGAACGATATCTTCATCACAGTATTATTTACTTGCACAAATTACAGGATGTTCAGTTGAATATATCAATGTACTTGCATTTCGAAATTTTATTGTGGTATGATGCCTCCAACTAACAGTATGTCTGCAAATGGTGTCAACATGGTTCTCAGGGGTAATTTATATGAACTATGAACTTATGAAGGCATAGTCCTAGATTCCACAGTATCCTCATTGTTTAGGTGTGGAAAGATTTCACAAGTGCAATACTGCAGCTTTGTTGTATCTGTACTTCTACCGAAGCCCTGTTTACAATGTGGGATTTTTCTCCTACTCCTGTGGAAATTGTAATGTTTGTTGGAATTCCTGCAAAAATTGTTTGTCCAAATAGGCCCTAAATTGGCATTGTGATGGATCGGACATGACTATTGAATGCAAATAGAATTCAACTCTGCATGGGATTCTACtatttcttatattttatttttaattaatggTAAATAAAATTCCCTAATTTGAGCATTGTAGGCAATTCTCCCTATCTGAGTGCACATGTAGTATATAGAAGTTTTAGTGGGATCTTGACTTTGGAACTACCATGCACCAATGTTTTGTAATTCATTTGATGATGAGACATTATTATGCTAAAGAGAATTGATGATGTGGTATTCTATTAACTCATATTTTGCACTCAAGTTTAGATAAAGATAAGATTAATTATTTACACTAATGCCTTAATTTAGCAGCCCTGTGTAATGCAGAGACCCGAAGGGGCTTGAAGTTATTTAAATGCTTCTAGTCTGGGACCATGATGTTGATTAAGAAATCTGGACAATCTAAGGGCAGAATATTTAAGCCACAACATGTCGAATTGTTACTTTGAGGACACAATATTCTCTATCATGCATGGCATCAGTATTTCAGTACAATGTGGAAATTGTTCTTTAGAACTTCAGATGGATACtatgagcatcaattttctgttACAGCTTataaatcaatggaaaaaaatgAGTAGACTCAACTGATAGCTCATTGCTAAAGAGCCTTGATAGTCCAGGTGGTAAAAACTGGGCAAGCACAAAGAGAAGCAACTatctagaagaaagaaaattgtGGTGCATACAAACTTGAACATATCCATACCTCCAGGAGGACTTGGAGGGAGATGAGCTGCTGGTCGCGTTCCTGGAGGAGGACGGCGAAGATGCGTCGCTCCCTCATCTTGTGCAGGATGCTGACACTGAGCGCAGCGCTGCCAATGGCtagcagcaccagcagcaggtAGGGGGGAACCCTCTTGTAGTTTCCCATTGTGTGGCCTCTTGATCTGTGCTTGTTTGCTTCCATCTCTCTGTATGCACCCTCTTATTGACACCCTTACAGGATCTTGTGCTGTTGACTGCAGAATGGGACAACTGCTGTGGCAGCAGTGTGAAGAAACTGGAGCTTCCTTTTCGGTTGCTTGGATTCTGGAAAGAGAAGTGAACTTGCTTAGGAATGGAGGAACGAGATACTTGGAGGTGCCAACTCTGAGGGCTTATGCATAATTGTGTATGCTGCACTTGCTTCAAGGTGAGGCACATGCTCATTCTAGTTGATTTGTTTGAGCCTTTGAGAGGTATAAAGTCTGGTTATCTTTGACTTTTGCTGGTTATCGTGAGTCGTTAGCAATATTGATTACGATGCTTGCATTTGCAACTGATATCACAGTAAGGTATCTTTGATCACAAATGTATTCAGATCCAAGCCAAAGCTCTATCATATATGCACTGCTGGATGAGGACATCCTCAAAAGTTCCAGAATGACAAAAAAGATTGAAGTGTAACTCTGGAATTCTAGCAATTCCTACCCAAAAAAAGGTGAAAATTTTATTCCCCAGAAATGGGACTTCATGAAGTGTAACTCGGGAAATGGCCGTCATAATCGAAATTTCCTTGAACAgcatttatttttttgagaaatGTGTGCAGGAGTATAGGACTCCGCGATTTCACCTCTATGATCAAGAGGCATACTTAAAAAAAAGGATCCTAACACAAGTAAGATTGAATTTATGTCACACAAGATAATCCAAAAAATGATGTCCTGAAAGTCATCGTGGCCCTAGCCCCTATCTCTTACGGAAGTTGCAAGCTTATGCAGGCTGCAGCATGTTACAGCGCTGGCAAAGCGTTCTGACCTCTAACTAATCCGTACAGCTCAAAGTTTCATCCCTAATGAACTGGCAAGTCGACGGCAGAAACTACTGAGTCTCCACGAAGCCTTAGCTTGCAATGAAGTTACTATAGCAATCAATCAATGCAGCCTGCTAAACTATTAACAATCTCGAATATCTCCACTGTTTTTATCACTAATCGGTTCAACTGAAAGAAACAGCATGTGTCAATGATACGCATAACATATGTCGTCGACCCTCGTCTTCATGGTGCCTACAAATTAAACCAGGAATTCCACTTGACACTGTGCCAAATCTGAAAACATCAATACAAGTTAGAATTAAGATATAGACAACTCTAAATAATGAAAATTACAGCAGGACAGATGGTAAGCTTGAAGTAACACGGAGAAGTTACGAAGATTACCCGATGATAATCAGTTCAATCAATAACAAGTCCTCAGTAATCAAGTATAGTTAGGCCTGTTCATTCCGGAGACATGACAATAATTTGGCACCACAGTTATATGACCTTCAGAGCTTCACTGAGGACAAGTGCTCACTGTGTCCAGACCAATGTTGTAGCAAACATGTCATTGGAAAGACTGCAGCGGTTATTTTAGGTATGTATGTGTTTTtattgattaatgataatatagttaatgagactaatatatttatcaagtatatactttaatagattttatgtatgcaatacatgaaaaattCACCAAAGTCGAACTCAAGAATGATTAAATTAGACTAGTTTAGAAGAAaattaactcaccggatgatccgatgctcagaaagaactcaccggatggttcagtgCTTAGTGAAGTGTTTAACTCAGAGAAGAAAAGTGAAGACATCATCGAATGATTCGGTGATCTGATTGGTgcacacactggagcattttgtcTCAGAGAGGGTTCTGCAGTTCAACGCACCATATCATCTAGTGTTAAGAAGAaatgtacaccggagcattttccaagAGCAAGTTTTTCAGTGCAAAAAAGCTTTGAGTTGGTCTGACGATGAAGATAATACACCGAAGGCTTTGctggagcatttttcagaagaTGGTGCAACTGCTTGTTTGGTAcggatgtacacaccggatggttcggtgctcagaGGCATATACACGACGAAGCATTTTTTAGAAGATGTTGCAACGACTTGTCTGATAtggttgtacacaccgaatgatccggcaATCAGAGGATCTACACGTCGGACAAATGAACAACGAGAAGTGGCTTGGTTGGCTcaagtatactcaccggatagtctggtcactggatagtccggtaatgGAGTTAAAGATAACCTCGGAACATCTGGTGCTcgcaatgagtttgagtggggttccaatagctagtttttgctactgtacatgctggatggtctgATATTTGTATTGCTGTTGACgtcagatcattcggtgtttaCAGTCTTTTGTGATCATTAGAGCAGCGGCTAGTTCatagggttgaggctataaataaccTCTCTACTTGATCATTTTAGTGTGTTGAAGTCtagggaagctcatagacatttaagaagatatccaaactatcaaagtgctaaaagtgatcatctaaggtaattaagtacaagattaaagagtgattTGCTAATAAGCTCAGAGAGAGTTGTTTCCAGGTGTTGCTTCCTAGAAAGAGTATCAAcgagtgatcctaacttataccaagtggtacgtcgacaCCTTGAAATCTTAGTGACTCGTCGGTACCTTGagcattggtggctcaagcttattgaccctctgagCATTGGTGCGGCAATACTCTTGTACAGGGACATAGGGATcattgccttggtagctcaagcttcgaagtgaagacgatAATAAGTGATCGAAAGAGAGTCTTATGGTGAGaccttgacttggtggctcaacctacttgagatcTAGGTAACTCAAGGGTCTTGATCTGATGCTGTCcgagagctatagcctaggtgactGCTCCAACGTGATTTAAGAATGGTATTTATGCTATCGACAATATGTGATAAAAATTCcttatgccaagtttgctctttGTACTATCTTTACGTcttcatatttacatacttgtaatataCATTTACTAGTTTACTTTTCTAAAGTAGTTTACTAGGATTATACATACTAGATATATTtgaagcatatttagatagaaattaatatacaTTTACCTTCTAAAGTTTTTAAAACTGATTAgatttaaatgtcctaattaaACGATGCCACATATCCCTTCAAATTTGTTCCTCCCTGCACCAGTATAGTACAAATGATAAACAGAGGTTTTATTTGATGTGTCAGGACTCGGACTCTCAGCACCAGATAATGTGCCCATTTGAATCACTTGTGCATAATAGCGCAAGCAAGAGAGTAGCCAGGATGCAAGGATGCTGACTGAAAATAACATGAGGATCTCAGCTAACCTGACAGAAGACAGCGTATGGATCTCTTAAGGGCGCATCACATGATAATTCACTTGTGCTTCCATCTACAATTAAGTATTTGAAAGCAAGTAGACTTTGGTACCATGTGGGTTAGTCACTTTAGTACCATATACCAACAAAGAAAGCAAGTAGATAAACAGTACAACATGTAGTATTTGAAACAACTGAATATTTCCTCGACAATTAAGTATACAAAATAACCAGTCCTTACCTTTTTAATACATATAATAACTTGAACAATAAGCGCAATTCAATGGTCGAAGGTACACAAACgcccccggggggggggggggagtgagGATGGCCTTGTTCCTCAACCGGATCTTCGGCGACCACAACCGCGACGTGACACCGCCGTCCTGAACATGAACTGCCGCTTCAGCAATCAGAACCGAACCACACATGCATGCAAGTCGCCTCGTAACCTGACTGTTGCATTACATCCATGCTACGTAATAATATTAAGTataaactttatatatatatatatatatatatataactttatatatatatatatatatatatatatatatatatatatatagggcgctgctattcttagcgcagcgctaaaaatagctatttaaCACCCCGGGCCACCTCACCAACTAGCCCCGAACCAACTAGTCCAAACCACCCCACCAACCAGGCTCCCAACCTGCAACCGTAATTTTACGGTTGCGGAAAATAATTTTACGGTTACGAACAATATATTTTTACGGTTACGAACAATGTGTTTTACGGTTGCGAATAACAATTCTACAGTTGCGGACAACATTTTTTTACGATCACGGGTTGATCGGGGCACGGGAAGGACTGGTCGCTAAATAACTATTCTTAGTTATTGTAACCGTTATTCTTTGTTATTGCACCTAGGGCACATCAGGTTTAGAACATAAAAGCAGTTGATTCAAGATTACCATACATTCATACCTCAATGTAATCAAATAGAAGGCCACATATATTTTTACGGTTACGAACAATGTGTTTTACGGTTGCAACCATAAAATATTGTTTAGTGATTGTCGATTGCCTCCATTCCACTATAGTAAATTTCACATATTGCAAACCGTAAAAATAGCATTCCTTCAACCGTAAAAAGGAAAATGCTTGGTCTTCGTAACCGTAAATTAGGTTTTAGCACCTGTATCACACGTTATTTCTCCCCCAGGCCGCTAACTTCTTGATCTCTTCTCATACACCAGACTGATTGGGATTAACGATATTAATTACCCAATTTTACCCCTAATATGCATGCATACACTTTCTTCATGATCATAGCTAGTGATTCACCATTACAGCAACGTTGCAGAAAGAAAAGGCATGATTTTCAACACAAGATTTGGCGCGCGGTGCAGGACAGGATGCCTAGTTCCACATCCACCAGCTGATCTGGCCGTTGTCGTCGTCCACGTGGTGGTGGGCCTGGCTGGCGAAgagggcggcagcggcggcggggtcGTCGGCGTAGTAGCTGCAGCCCTCGTCGTTGCAAGCGCCGTCGTCCTCCCCCGACTGGAATTCCCTCGCGCCGTGGTCCAAGGGACTCATCGCGTAGTCGTGGAACTGGTCGTCGCTGCCGGGGAAGTACGACTCCACGCTGCTGTCGACGGCGGCAGCGAGACAGCCACCGGCGCGGAGCAGCGCGTCCGCATCAACCACCGCGCTCCCGCTGCTGCCCGTGCTCAGCCTGTCCTCGGACTTCACCTGCTGCGCCTCTAACGCCGCGTCCGCCGCCGGCTGTTCATCGGCGTCGGCGGCCAGAGAGGCCTTCGCGTCCGCCAGCAACTCTGTGGCGTTAACGGCCGCGCCATCGCCGCCCTCTGCCGCCTCCTTCTCTTGCAGCTTCTCGGTCAACGACACCACCTTAATTAATTACCACAGCACAGATCGTCGACTCATCCATCAGTGACGTTCGAGACCATGGAAGAAAGCACGGTGCTAAGAGCGAGAGGAGTAGGAGGTTACCTGCGAGCGGAGGCACGGCAGTAGTCCCTGCCGTCGGCATCCATCGTcacccaccgccgccgccgatctagatctagatctgaGCATAGGGTATGAGAGAGAGTTGGGTAGGAGAGAGACGTGGAATGGAAACTGGAATGAAATACGAGGAAAGAGGGGGTGGTTTCGTTTTTAAATTCACAGAGGTCGAGATTTTACGGTGCGGGAAGCGTCTATGTGTTTTTTACGGTTGCGGTTTATGACAACGTTAATCGGTAAAAAAATGAATCTATATACGATTACAATAACTAATGCATTATGGTTGCAATAACAAAGAATAACGGTTGCATGCTAACAAAGAATAACGGTTACAATAAGTAATGTATTACGGTTGCAATAACAAAGAATAACGATTGCAATAACAAAGAATAACGGTTACAATAACTAAGAATAGTTATTTAGCGACCAGTCCTTCCCGTGCCCCGATCAACCCGTGATCGTAAAAAAATGTTGTCCGCAACCGTAGAATTGTTGTTCGCAACCGTAAAACACAGTGTTCGTAACCGTAAAAACACATTGTTTAACCGTAAAATTATTGTCCGCAACCGTAAAATTACTGTTGCGGGCTGGGTGCCTGGTTGGTGGGGTGGTTTGGGCTGGTTGGTGTGGTGGGGCGGTGCGGCCGGGGTGttaaatagctatttttagcgcagggagaagaatagacaatatatatatatatatatatatatatatatatatatatatatatatataataagaaTGTTACTGACTGAATACATCGGGAGTGATGCCGtattttgattttagatgagattaaaaaagaagaaggagattataatttttttattaatttttattagtaaaataagtcTCATATCCGTAGCTGGTAAAAGACGAGGATTGATAGcaaaagtgagtaaattatttaaattttataatttttttattaaataggTAAATAATTGTGAAAGAAATGGTATGAGAACTAACtgttttatataatagataTGCATGTAATTAGGAACAATTCATCTAAAAACACTATGAGCTGTTATTTAGTGAGTGAACAAGAGTGACTAAGGAAACGAACGGAGGGTGGAGACGCCAGGCATGGCAGGCGCGGTTCGGTCACTGATCACGACGCGGTTTTAGAGTCCACGCGCAACAGACGTCTAGGCGCTAATCTCGCctaggaagaagaagcagcggTGGATGGATCATCTACCATGTGTTGTCACCTTCCTATTTCAATTTCTACTTGTGTAGCCTTTGCTGGCACGAACAACAACTAGCCTAGAGAAGGTAGCATGCGACGCATCTGAGCGGTTTGACATCTGATTGGCATTCATCGCCGGCCGGCTATAGCTAGAGATGCAAGTGAATGTCTAATGGTTGTAGATTAATGCTTAGTTTTTTTCTTCGCTTAGTTAAGTGAAAATAAATCTttagttattttttaattttaagttAACTTAAtgattaaaaattacaaaacttgtATCCTGCTGTAGCACACATCGCCTCTCAACTCTTGTTTCTTTGTCTTCCTCTCCTCCGTTCATCCTGGGCGATCTGATCAGGTCTATTAGCGAGGGCAAAGTCGGCAAACTCTTTTGTGCCACTTCCCTGTGCCCCGGGGAATCAGATCCACTGACTTCACCCACTGGTGAAGTCAGTGACTTCGAACGTCTGTAGACCGTTGGATCACAGATGGATGGATCAGATGAACTGCTACAGTATAACGGAACAGTAAAATGTGTACAGTAAATTAACGGaactgttgctacagtatttaTGCTACAGTAAATCGGCGTCAGAGAACTGTTCATCTACTCACGAATTACTGTTCACTCGTGACTTCATCCCGCTGAAGTCAGGGGATCCGGATCCGTGCCCCGGGACCCTAGGTACAGTACAAGACCGTTGATTTGACCTCGCGGCGTCGCCCCTGGCTGGTGGGCTCCCGAGGCGCGACTCAGCGGGAGGAAGCGCATCGCGCTCG harbors:
- the LOC133887869 gene encoding homeobox-leucine zipper protein HOX16-like, with the protein product MLRSRSRSAAAVGDDGCRRQGLLPCLRSQVVSLTEKLQEKEAAEGGDGAAVNATELLADAKASLAADADEQPAADAALEAQQVKSEDRLSTGSSGSAVVDADALLRAGGCLAAAVDSSVESYFPGSDDQFHDYAMSPLDHGAREFQSGEDDGACNDEGCSYYADDPAAAAALFASQAHHHVDDDNGQISWWMWN
- the LOC133889603 gene encoding uncharacterized protein LOC133889603, with the translated sequence MEANKHRSRGHTMGNYKRVPPYLLLVLLAIGSAALSVSILHKMRERRIFAVLLQERDQQLISLQVLLEKEKEINKEMRRKVDELEAKTSVLSIERAELKNKLMDSETTTTYLTNTQKELEAALVEKESHINQMKENAAASNPDQTTTIKELLQQKEAEHDKSENSGDSIPAPAEEENSNNTTASDSSHQDEGIVVEANNENATSDTVVLDKSENPSDSIPAPAEEENSNNTTASESSHHDESIVVGANNENATSDTVVVDKSENSNDSIPAPEEQGSYNTTASESNQQDNSSSQEQYLKLTTNMEDGQLQENKGDANDHSDDAPEGNHSDKSELPQWSQKLTDSQEVSKEEPDGTRQMEDPQGEASYHSRDSKLLEKEDGNAVVEGTEKEINPEGKLESSEDSLSEANQNKSQAVEPVADATDVNTSMSTNNDERKETGKRHRRRKFRSRRKKRTTVAAGNNDGSHQMEVDAAGNS